The Coccidioides posadasii str. Silveira chromosome 3, complete sequence genome contains a region encoding:
- a CDS encoding uncharacterized protein (EggNog:ENOG410PKR0~COG:S~BUSCO:10750at33183) produces the protein MDEASSVATKSPVLQERVADMARKGETAEVVHQQRRQQCSSCSHNGSSNRSNGNDTGNTGSTKSLAEHAVKYVFENGRRYCNDIYSMPNDEVEQTRQSILHQLYLTALDGQLTLIPLPDSPSRILDLGSGPADWAIAIGEEYPDTEVIATDISLFDPQSVSIAPPNVYFQIDDAEGKWTFHEPFDFIHVRGLSRAISNWPRLYQQAFDHLKPGGAIQVVDGDLSTESLPPNSYFNIFVSAVRSAADVAGYMPEYGHLRPSALIAAGFGDIQTYHIEVPIGTWPTDPKMRTMGKMGLIVVLEGLEAISMRLLTKYMGWKAEDVIDLCEKVKMEVVSYEGAMGSAKIVVARKPLAVN, from the exons ATGGACGAAGCAAGCTCTGTTGCAACGAAAAGTCCCGTTCTCCAGGAACGCGTCGCAGATATGGCTAGAAAAGGCGAAACCGCAGAAGTAGTCCATCAACAACGCCGCCAGCAATGTTCTAGCTGCTCTCACAATGGTTCCTCTAATAGATCAAACGGGAATGATACTGGAAATACAGG atcCACCAAATCATTGGCTGAACATGCTGTTAAATACGTCTTTGAGAATGGCCGCCGCTACTGCAACGATATCTACTCTATGCCTAACGACGAGGTCGAACAGACGCGCCAAAGTATCTTGCACCAACTCTATCTTACCGCACTAGATGGTCAATTGACACTGATACCCCTTCCGGACTCTCCATCACGTATTCTAGATCTCGGTTCCGGACCGGCTGACTGGGCAATTGCAATTGGAGAAGAGTATCCAGACACTGAAGTCATCGCCACAGACATTAGTCTTTTTGATCCCCAGTCCGTCAGCATTGCTCCGCCGAACGTGTATTTTCAAATAGACGATGCAGAGGGCAAATGGACATTCCACGAGCCCTTCGACTTCATCCACGTCAGAGGGCTCTCCCGAGCCATCTCTAACTGGCCACGACTTTACCAGCAGGCATTTGACCACCTTAAACCCGGCGGGGCAATCCAAGTGGTCGACGGAGACTTATCAACAGAATCTCTACCGCCAAACTCATATTTTAACATTTTCGTCTCCGCCGTTCGTTCCGCTGCAGATGTGGCAGGATATATGCCGGAATACGGGCACCTTCGTCCCAGTGCATTGATAGCTGCTGGCTTTGGGGATATTCAAACCTATCATATTGAAGTGCCCATAGGAACATGGCCAACTGACCCAAAAATGAGGACAATGGGTAAGATGGGTCTGATAGTGGTCCTGGAAGGCCTTGAAGCAATAAGTATGCGTCTCCTGACGAAATACATGGGATGGAAAGCAGAAGATGTGATTGATTTATGTGAGAAAGTAAAAATGGAAGTTGTGAGCTATGAAGGGGCCATGGGATCAGCGAAGATCGTGGTTGCTCGAAAACCTCTAGCGGTTAACTGA
- the GRS1 gene encoding Glycine--tRNA ligase 1, mitochondrial (EggNog:ENOG410PH5K~COG:J~BUSCO:2699at33183) produces MNRSAFLRLFSSTSRLRQDQVRSFSASSILNKAKASIKPPAVTTMATTKAGQPLDRAALDSMLRRRLFYTPSFEIYGGVSGLFDYGPPGCALQANIVDLWRKHFVLEEDMLEVDCTMLTPHEVLKTSGHVDKFADWMCKDPKTGEIFRADHLVEEVLESRLKGDKEARGEKVQVDEEKEAKKKKKAKETKAVRLDDAVVAEYEEILAQIDNYNGEELGALIVKHHIKNPVTGGDVLPPVSFNLMFQTAIGPSGHIPGYLRPETAQGQFLTFQKLLDFNQQSMPFASASIGKSFRNEISPRSGLLRVREFLMAEIEHFVDPQGGKKHPRFHEVENTELSFLSREIQLSGSTKPLRMTIGKAVETGLVDNETLGYFLARIYMFLVKIGIDESKVRLRQHMANEMAHYATDCWDAELLSSYGWIECVGCADRSAYDLSVHKNKTGAPLVVRETRAEPLRIEEWQVDIDRKKFGPRFKKDGKTVEAAIDALSQELREKLALDLDKDGKITIDVEGVNDGKVEIGKDLVKIEKRTRVENIREYTPNVIEPSFGIGRILYCLMEHVYWSREGDEARGVLSFPPLAAPTKVLLVPLSSHQSFQPLVRKLTLKLRRMGVSNRVDDSSASIGKRYARNDELGTPFGITVDFQSVKDNTFTLRDRDSMKQVRASEEEICKAVKSLVEGEETWEDVRKRLPEFLGQEVD; encoded by the exons ATGAACCGTTCTGCGTTTTTACGGCTTTTTTCTTCTACCTCTCGACTCAGACAGGATCAAGTGAGATCTTTCTCGGCTAGTTCAATCCTTAACAAGGCGAAAGCCTCGATTAAACCACCAGCCGTTACAACAATGGCTACTACCAAGGCTGGGCAGCCCCTGGACCGGGCGGCCCTGGATTCTATGCTTAGGCGACGGCTATTCTACACTCCTTCTTTCGAAATCTACGGTGGGGTATCTGGCCTCTTCGACTACGGTCCACCAGGATGCGCTCTCCAGGCGAACATCGTGGACCTTTGGAGAAAGCATTTCGTGCTGGAAGAAGACATGTTAGAGGTGGATTGCACAATGCTTACTCCCCACGAGGTCTTGAAAACAAGTGGGCACGTGGATAAATTCGCCGACTGGATGTGCAAGGACCCTAAGACCGGTGAAATCTTCCGCGCGGATCATCTCGTGGAGGAAGTTTTAGAATCGCGATTAAAGGGCGACAAAGAGGCTCGTGGAGAAAAGGTGCAGGTTGACGAGGAGAAGGaagcgaagaagaagaagaaggccaaGGAGACCAAGGCAGTCAGACTTGATGATGCTGTGGTCGCGGAATACGAAGAGATCCTTGCGCAGATCGATAACTATAATGGGGAAGAGCTTGGTGCTCTTATTGTCAAACACCATATCAAGAATCCTGTCACTGGCGGTGATGTGCTGCCTCCAGTGTCATTCAATCTCATGTTCCAGACTGCAATTGGGCCGAGCGGGCATATCCCTGGATATCTCAGGCCAGAGACCGCACAGGGACAATTCCTTACTTTCCAAAAATTATTGGACTTTAACCAGCAGTCAATGCCGTTCGCCTCAGCGTCTATTGGAAAATCTTTCCGGAACGAAATCTCACCCCGATCTGGCCTTTTACGAGTCCGCGAATTTTTGATGGCAGAAATTGAGCACTTCGTCGACCCTCAGGGTGGTAAGAAACATCCTCGTTTCCACGAGGTTGAAAATACAGAGCTTTCCTTCCTAAGCAGAGAAATTCAGCTGTCTGGAAGCACGAAACCGCTTCGTATGACGATCGGCAAAGCGGTCGAGACTGGGTTAGTGGATAACGAGACTCTGGGCTACTTCCTCGCTCGCATTTATATGTTCCTCGTGAAGATTGGCATTGATGAGAGCAAAGTCCGCCTGCGACAGCATATGGCAAATGAGATGGCCCACTACGCCACAGACTGTTGGGATGCTGAACTTCTCAGCAGCTATGGCTGGATTGAGTGCGTCGGCTGTGCTGATCGCAGCGCCTACGATCTTTCTGTGCACAAAAACAAGACCGGCGCTCCTTTGGTTGTTAGAGAAACACGAGCGGAACCTCTCCGGATCGAAGAGTGGCAGGTTGATATTGACAGGAAAAAGTTCGGGCCGCGTTTTAAGAAGGACGGAAAGACTGTTGAGGCAGCCATCGATGCACTTTCCCAGGAGCTTCGTGAAAAGCTTGCGTTGGATCTGGACAAAGATGGGAAGATCACGATTGACGTGGAGGGTGTCAACGATGGAAAGGTTGAGATTGGGAAAGATCTCGTTAAGATCGAGAAACGCACTCGAGTGGAAAATATCCGTGAATATACTCCTAACGTCATTGAGCCATCGTTTGGTATCGGACGAATTTTGTATTGCCTGATGGAGCATGTCTACTGGTCAAGAGAAGGAGATGAAGCCCGTGGT GTATTATCATTCCCTCCTCTCGCGGCGCCAACGAAAGTCCTCCTTGTTCCTCTCTCCAGCCATCAATCATTCCAGCCACTTGTGCGGAAACTCACGCTCAAGCTTCGACGCATGGGGGTCTCCAATCGTGTCGATGATAGTTCAGCAAGTATCGGCAAACGATATGCCAGAAATGATGAGCTTGGAACCCCCTTCGGCATCACCGTTGACTTCCAGTCTGTTAAGGACAACACGTTCACCTTACGGGACCGAGACAGCATGAAACAAGTTCGCGCTAGCGAAGAAGAAATTTGTAAAGCGGTTAAATCTCTGGTTGAAGGCGAAGAGACTTGGGAAGATGTCAGGAAAAGACTACCCGAGTTCCTGGGACAAGAAGTGGATTAG
- the BET5_1 gene encoding TRAPP subunit bet5, variant 2 (BUSCO:443595at4751~EggNog:ENOG410PNSF~COG:U) yields MVVYSFYIFDRHAECIYKRRWLPRPTSVPPKTSRPASDTAPLSNGVSKSAPGGPLSAEDDAKLIFGTVFSLRNMVRKLGGDDDNFLCYRTSQYKLHYYETPTNIKFVMLTDIKASNMRLALHQIYVNLYVEYGWSMTRYPRSSSIHMLIWRYSRQEPTISR; encoded by the exons ATGGTCgtctactctttctatatctttGACCGCCACG CGGAGTGTATCTACAAACGTCGTTGGCTGCCTCGTCCAACATCCGTGCCTCCCAAAACTTCCCGTCCCGCCTCCGACACAGCACCCCTGAGTAATGGCGTGTCCAAAAGCGCCCCTGGGGGACCCCTGAGTGCGGAAGACGACGCCAAACTCATATTTGGAACGGTGTTTTCGCTGCGGAATATGGTTCGCAAGCTTGGTGGAGATGATGATAA CTTTCTCTGCTACCGCACCAGCCAGTACAAACTTCACTATTACGAAACGCCAACAAATATTAAATTCGTTATGCTTACGGATATCAAAGCCAGTAATATGCGCCTTGCCTTGCATCAGATCTATGTCAATCTCTACGTCGAATATGGTTGGTCTATGACCAGATATCCCCGCTCCTCCTCTATACACATGCTGATCTGGCGTTACAGTCGTCAAGAACCCACTATCTCCCGTTGA
- a CDS encoding uncharacterized protein (EggNog:ENOG410PJ9F~COG:S), protein MSVPKRVTSTRSDAAPYLTALRRDGFVLIPNLIPLEQVASLRRAAAKATTLARNGQWPHIRTVPKQFPPFPTTPPPASEGGIWGVQHLLHPDMPGRSEFANLYFSPHILSVVEELVGLKGKPASDAEPLTMELFNLLVAPTCTDFALRWHRDDIPTPPTLTTEEELKQLQAKSPAERPQSHAQYNIALYPDSSLIVIPGSHLRARTQAERDADPYEENMPGQKIVALQPGDAVFYDSNIFHRGVYKGTAIPAHENDEVGDIRMTLHGSVGLVQPVEEGKKDLRATVVLQHGVGQWVNREDAKFDGLGPRAEAMRQRLIEKGTGEGVGYALDG, encoded by the coding sequence ATGTCTGTTCCAAAAAGAGTCACTTCGACTCGTTCGGACGCAGCTCCATACCTTACAGCTCTGCGGCGAGATGGCTTCGTCTTGATTCCAAACCTCATTCCGCTAGAACAGGTGGCTTCGCTTCGCCGTGCAGCCGCAAAGGCAACCACTCTAGCCCGTAATGGCCAATGGCCACATATCCGAACAGTCCCAAAACAATTCCCTCCTTTTCCAACCACACCGCCGCCTGCGTCTGAAGGTGGAATATGGGGGGTGCAGCATCTACTACATCCAGATATGCCAGGACGCTCCGAATTTGCTAATCTATACTTCTCTCCACACATCCTTAGCGTTGTTGAGGAGCTTGTCGGGCTCAAGGGAAAGCCGGCTTCCGACGCTGAGCCACTGACCATGGAGCTCTTCAACCTCTTAGTCGCTCCAACATGCACGGACTTTGCTCTGCGCTGGCATCGCGATGACATTCCCACTCCACCGACACTTACAACCGAGGAGGAGTTGAAACAGCTCCAGGCTAAATCTCCCGCTGAACGGCCCCAGTCCCACGCGCAGTACAATATCGCTCTATACCCCGACTCTTCGCTCATCGTCATCCCTGGGTCTCATCTACGCGCGCGCACACAAGCTGAGCGTGATGCAGATCCGTACGAGGAGAACATGCCAGGCCAAAAAATCGTGGCGTTGCAGCCTGGAGATGCAGTCTTTTACGATAGCAATATCTTCCACCGCGGAGTGTATAAAGGTACAGCGATCCCAGCTCATGAAAATGATGAAGTCGGAGACATTCGGATGACTCTCCACGGCAGTGTGGGTTTAGTGCAGCCAGTTGAAGAGGGCAAAAAAGACCTTAGGGCGACGGTGGTCTTGCAGCACGGCGTGGGCCAGTGGGTAAATAGGGAGGACGCCAAGTTCGACGGGTTAGGGCCAAGGGCGGAAGCGATGAGGCAGCGACTGATTGAAAAGGGAACTGGAGAGGGCGTGGGATACGCATTGGATGGATGA
- a CDS encoding uncharacterized protein (TransMembrane:3 (o15-33i54-77o83-103i)) has product MKKVLWIILPPDYEWSRGFILGGSFNLLLRNYRVPPSSTRLSTRTAPMDLKNDIFSFIIFSLPFPLLNCIIGCHPGGMDSLLIMYACVGPATSRLPAVSFGYFRRFSLG; this is encoded by the coding sequence ATGAAAAAGGTCCTATGGATTATTCTTCCACCGGACTATGAATGGAGTCGAGGATTTATCCTGGGGGGCAGCTTTAATTTGCTTCTTCGCAATTACAGAGTACCTCCATCTTCCACACGGCTATCCACCCGCACTGCACCGATGGACTTGAAGAATGacattttttcttttattattttttctcttcctttccCTCTTTTGAACTGCATTATCGGCTGCCATCCAGGTGGGATGGATTCGCTTTTGATCATGTATGCATGTGTTGGCCCGGCGACCAGCAGGCTGCCAGCTGTTTCATTTGGATATTTCAGAAGGTTTTCTCTCGGTTAA
- the SAT4_1 gene encoding serine/threonine-protein kinase HAL4/sat4 (EggNog:ENOG410PG7W~COG:T~BUSCO:6327at33183), with protein sequence MNPPTPLSASSTTSTASQNSQPPDGEQITQVMEGMHLHGSQKANGAALPQKPPRPRMTNPFSRMFSQTGRAAHREIENMKETASDTSTQSKSSSKSAAVIDGSEKATSPKPTPKQQTDKRPEDKKPGREPVQPMKRFDMLSDGTHVHYLKSAKRQEKLSSMLRDMLGGGKKKEDHVEDQQLSLMSTWVDQLKTERDKLASDKKGGPNNTASLVDKYGKCQEIVGRGAFGIVRISHKVDPKDSKTEQLYAVKEFRRRPQETAKKYQKRLTSEFCISSSLRHPNIIHTLDLMQDSKGDYCEVMEYCAGGDLYTLILAAGKLEVGEADCYFKQLMRGVEYMHEMGVAHRDLKPENLLLTTHGALKITDFGNGECFRMAWEKEAHMTAGLCGSAPYIAPEEYTDKEFDPRAVDVWATGVIYMAMRTGRHLWRVAQKDEDEFYERYLEGRRDEDGYAPIETLHRARCRNVIYSILDPNPSRRITASQVLKSEWVREIRLCKAGEEGF encoded by the exons ATGAATCCACCCACCCCGCTATCGGCCTCATCCACAACATCTACCGCTTCACAGAATTCACAGCCTCCTGATGGCGAGCAGATAACACAAGTGATGGAGGGAATGCACCTCCATGGTTCACAGAAAGCCAATGGTGCTGCGCTCCCTCAGAAGCCCCCAAGGCCCAGAATGACGAATCCCTTCTCCCGAATGTTTTCCCAGACCGGGAGAGCAGCCCACAGGGAAATAGAAAACATGAAAGAAACCGCTTCTGATACTTCGACTCAGAGCAAATCATCGTCCAAATCGGCCGCTGTCATCGACGGGTCGGAAAAAGCCACCAGCCCCAAGCCTACGCCAAAACAGCAGACCGACAAGCGGCCGGAGGATAAGAAGCCCGGAAGGGAGCCCGTCCAACCTATGAAACGTTTCGACATGCTCTCTGATGGCACCCACGTCCACTACTTGAAGAGTGCTAAACGGCAGGAGAAACTTTCGAGTATGCTTCGGGATATGCTTGGTGGtggcaaaaagaaagaggacCACGTTGAAGACCAGCAGCTGTCTCTCATGTCCACATGGGTAGACCAACTGAAAACAGAGAGAGATAAACTTGCTTCAGACAAGAAGGGTGGCCCGAACAATACGGCATCTCTGGTCGATAAGTACGGCAAGTGTCAGGAAATTGTTGGTCGTGGTGCGTTTGGTATTGTCCGAATCTCTCACAAGGTTGATCCGAAGGACTCGAAGACGGAGCAGCTGTACGCCGTCAAGGAGTTTCGCCGTCGTCCCCAGGAAACAGCTAAAAAATACCAAAAACGCCTGACCTCCGAATTTTGTATTTCTTCCTCGCTTCGCCATCCCAATATCATCCATACATTAGATCTAATGCAGGACTCTAAAGGAGATTATTGTGAAGTTATGGAATATTGCGCAGGAGGAGATCTATACACTCTAATTCTTGCAGCTGGGAAGCTAGAAGTTGGGGAGGCGGATTGCTACTTCAAACAGTTGATGCGAGGTGTCGAATACATGCACGAAATGGGAGTCGCCCACCGTGACCTCAAACCAGAAAATCTGTTGTTGACTACGCATGGCGCCTTGAAAATTACCGATTTTGGAAATGGAGAATGTTTCCGTATGGCGTGGGAAAAAGAAGCTCACATGACAGCGGGATTATGTGGCTCTGCTCCGTACATTGCACCTGAAGAATATACCGACAAAGAGTTTGATCCACGGGCGGTTGACGTGTGGGCTACCGGTGTCATATACATGGCCATGCGAACCGGAAGGCACCTTTGGAGAGTAGCACAAAAGGATGAAGACGAGTTTTATGAGCGGTATTTAGAGGGCCGTCGGGATGAGGATGGTTATGCTCCCATTGAAACTCTGCATCGG GCCCGATGCCGTAACGTTATATACTCCATCCTGGACCCAAACCCCAGTCGCCGTATCACAGCTTCTCAGGTCTTGAAGTCAGAATGGGTCCGCGAGATTAGACTTTGCAAAGCTGGTGAAGAAGGATTTTAA
- a CDS encoding uncharacterized protein (EggNog:ENOG410PI8V~COG:A~BUSCO:7913at33183) — translation MPSKKSRQTPLGALEHKPTNKLQRQMLHIKRKQAKDKLSRAERFARKKEEAKDPRLKAERLKRNIPLTLERKRVWDDVGSDVEDGLGISFDVERIKRRKQEEQDTANTQAPMRSEGGEEQDEVDSMLDSDSDGEEHDQESSRNNESKKSMRSATERATSPTQSTRSTNLDLAPDALAAKFPSLFPNEAPPTPKILITTSLNSTLHDQASILTEFFPNSVYIRRSAHRYSHKFSVREISKFASNRNYTALVVVEEDQKRVSGLTVVHLPVGPTFHFSVSNWVEGKKLPGHGNPTGHWPELILNNFRTPLGLLTAHLFRTLFPPQPDLIGRQVVTLHNQRDYIFVRRHRYVFRDKRETEKSVVDADGNEIKGVEGIRAGLQELGPRFTLKLRRIDKGIQRRSGQEWEWKGRMEKQRTKFQL, via the coding sequence ATGCCGTCGAAGAAATCTAGACAGACCCCATTGGGGGCTCTGGAGCACAAACCAACCAACAAACTGCAACGACAAATGCTTCACATCAAGCGAAAACAAGCCAAAGACAAGCTATCACGAGCGGAACGGTTCGCAcgcaaaaaagaagaggcaAAGGATCCCAGGCTAAAAGCGGAGCGACTGAAGCGAAATATACCTTTGACTCTGGAAAGGAAGAGAGTATGGGATGATGTGGGCAGCGATGTGGAAGACGGGCTGGGTATCAGCTTCGATGTAGAGAGAATAAAGCGGAGGAAGCAGGAGGAACAGGATACCGCTAATACGCAGGCTCCAATGCGTTCGGAGGGTGGTGAAGAGCAAGATGAAGTGGATAGCATGCTTGATTCCGACAGTGATGGCGAGGAGCATGATCAGGAGAGCTCCCGGAATAATGAGTCCAAGAAGTCAATGCGCTCTGCAACAGAGCGCGCCACGAGCCCGACACAATCTACAAGGAGTACAAATCTCGATTTAGCACCGGATGCTCTAGCTGCCAAATTCCCGAGCCTCTTTCCGAACGAAGCGCCTCCAACCCCGAAAATACTCATCACGACATCACTCAATTCTACACTTCACGACCAAGCAAGTATCTTGACCGAATTCTTCCCTAATAGCGTTTATATCCGCCGTTCCGCACATCGTTACAGCCATAAATTCTCAGTCCGGGAAATCTCAAAGTTCGCCTCGAACCGGAATTACACTGCGCTAGTTGTGGTTGAGGAGGATCAGAAGCGGGTTTCTGGGTTGACAGTGGTACACTTGCCGGTCGGGCCGACTTTCCACTTTTCCGTGAGCAATTGGGTTGAAGGAAAGAAGCTTCCAGGACATGGGAATCCTACAGGCCACTGGCCAGAATTGATCCTGAATAACTTTCGGACTCCGTTGGGTTTGCTCACGGCGCATTTGTTCCGAACTCTTTTCCCTCCACAGCCAGATCTGATCGGGCGGCAAGTTGTGACATTACACAACCAACGAGATTACATCTTTGTACGAAGACACCGATACGTTTTCAGAGATAAGCGGGAAACGGAGAAAAGCGTGGTGGATGCGGACGGTAACGAGATTAAGGGGGTTGAAGGCATCCGGGCGGGCCTACAGGAGTTGGGCCCCCGATTTACCTTGAAATTGAGACGCATAGATAAAGGGATCCAGAGGAGGAGCGGACAAGAATGGGAATGGAAAGGTCGCATGGAGAAGCAACGGACGAAGTTCCAGCTCTAA
- the SAT4_1 gene encoding serine/threonine-protein kinase HAL4/sat4, variant 2 (EggNog:ENOG410PG7W~COG:T~BUSCO:6327at33183), which yields MNPPTPLSASSTTSTASQNSQPPDGEQITQVMEGMHLHGSQKANGAALPQKPPRPRMTNPFSRMFSQTGRAAHREIENMKETASDTSTQSKSSSKSAAVIDGSEKATSPKPTPKQQTDKRPEDKKPGREPVQPMKRFDMLSDGTHVHYLKSAKRQEKLSSMLRDMLGGGKKKEDHVEDQQLSLMSTWVDQLKTERDKLASDKKGGPNNTASLVDKYGKCQEIVGRGAFGIVRISHKVDPKDSKTEQLYAVKEFRRRPQETAKKYQKRLTSEFCISSSLRHPNIIHTLDLMQDSKGDYCEVMEYCAGGDLYTLILAAGKLEVGEADCYFKQLMRGVEYMHEMGVAHRDLKPENLLLTTHGALKITDFGNGECFRMAWEKEAHMTAGLCGSAPYIAPEEYTDKEFDPRAVDVWATGVIYMAMRTGRHLWRVAQKDEDEFYERYLEGRRDEDGYAPIETLHRACRSQFIIQVMSM from the coding sequence ATGAATCCACCCACCCCGCTATCGGCCTCATCCACAACATCTACCGCTTCACAGAATTCACAGCCTCCTGATGGCGAGCAGATAACACAAGTGATGGAGGGAATGCACCTCCATGGTTCACAGAAAGCCAATGGTGCTGCGCTCCCTCAGAAGCCCCCAAGGCCCAGAATGACGAATCCCTTCTCCCGAATGTTTTCCCAGACCGGGAGAGCAGCCCACAGGGAAATAGAAAACATGAAAGAAACCGCTTCTGATACTTCGACTCAGAGCAAATCATCGTCCAAATCGGCCGCTGTCATCGACGGGTCGGAAAAAGCCACCAGCCCCAAGCCTACGCCAAAACAGCAGACCGACAAGCGGCCGGAGGATAAGAAGCCCGGAAGGGAGCCCGTCCAACCTATGAAACGTTTCGACATGCTCTCTGATGGCACCCACGTCCACTACTTGAAGAGTGCTAAACGGCAGGAGAAACTTTCGAGTATGCTTCGGGATATGCTTGGTGGtggcaaaaagaaagaggacCACGTTGAAGACCAGCAGCTGTCTCTCATGTCCACATGGGTAGACCAACTGAAAACAGAGAGAGATAAACTTGCTTCAGACAAGAAGGGTGGCCCGAACAATACGGCATCTCTGGTCGATAAGTACGGCAAGTGTCAGGAAATTGTTGGTCGTGGTGCGTTTGGTATTGTCCGAATCTCTCACAAGGTTGATCCGAAGGACTCGAAGACGGAGCAGCTGTACGCCGTCAAGGAGTTTCGCCGTCGTCCCCAGGAAACAGCTAAAAAATACCAAAAACGCCTGACCTCCGAATTTTGTATTTCTTCCTCGCTTCGCCATCCCAATATCATCCATACATTAGATCTAATGCAGGACTCTAAAGGAGATTATTGTGAAGTTATGGAATATTGCGCAGGAGGAGATCTATACACTCTAATTCTTGCAGCTGGGAAGCTAGAAGTTGGGGAGGCGGATTGCTACTTCAAACAGTTGATGCGAGGTGTCGAATACATGCACGAAATGGGAGTCGCCCACCGTGACCTCAAACCAGAAAATCTGTTGTTGACTACGCATGGCGCCTTGAAAATTACCGATTTTGGAAATGGAGAATGTTTCCGTATGGCGTGGGAAAAAGAAGCTCACATGACAGCGGGATTATGTGGCTCTGCTCCGTACATTGCACCTGAAGAATATACCGACAAAGAGTTTGATCCACGGGCGGTTGACGTGTGGGCTACCGGTGTCATATACATGGCCATGCGAACCGGAAGGCACCTTTGGAGAGTAGCACAAAAGGATGAAGACGAGTTTTATGAGCGGTATTTAGAGGGCCGTCGGGATGAGGATGGTTATGCTCCCATTGAAACTCTGCATCGGGCATGTAGATCCCAATTTATCATTCAAGTGATGTCCATGTGA
- the BET5_1 gene encoding TRAPP subunit bet5 (BUSCO:443595at4751~EggNog:ENOG410PNSF~COG:U~BUSCO:15116at33183): MVVYSFYIFDRHAECIYKRRWLPRPTSVPPKTSRPASDTAPLSNGVSKSAPGGPLSAEDDAKLIFGTVFSLRNMVRKLGGDDDNFLCYRTSQYKLHYYETPTNIKFVMLTDIKASNMRLALHQIYVNLYVEYVVKNPLSPVEHPGGIGVNNELFEESLEQFVTRVLS, translated from the exons ATGGTCgtctactctttctatatctttGACCGCCACG CGGAGTGTATCTACAAACGTCGTTGGCTGCCTCGTCCAACATCCGTGCCTCCCAAAACTTCCCGTCCCGCCTCCGACACAGCACCCCTGAGTAATGGCGTGTCCAAAAGCGCCCCTGGGGGACCCCTGAGTGCGGAAGACGACGCCAAACTCATATTTGGAACGGTGTTTTCGCTGCGGAATATGGTTCGCAAGCTTGGTGGAGATGATGATAA CTTTCTCTGCTACCGCACCAGCCAGTACAAACTTCACTATTACGAAACGCCAACAAATATTAAATTCGTTATGCTTACGGATATCAAAGCCAGTAATATGCGCCTTGCCTTGCATCAGATCTATGTCAATCTCTACGTCGAATATG TCGTCAAGAACCCACTATCTCCCGTTGAACATCCTGGCGGTATAGGAGTGAATAATGAACTTTTTGAGGAATCCCTGGAACAATTCGTG ACTCGTGTTTTATCATAA